A single window of Onychostoma macrolepis isolate SWU-2019 chromosome 16, ASM1243209v1, whole genome shotgun sequence DNA harbors:
- the pbxip1b gene encoding pre-B-cell leukemia homeobox interacting protein 1b isoform X3, translating into MSENSNSANGNSWTLLTPEVKESGVENVGPVAEGLQIEGQISKAPEPSPEAHSDLEKHSTEASAHQPETETSTQLQSDPALTHGSEPPELSQQVTSPETSEGRAQLNATHINEEPSSVSATVEDISSWTPDHEKQGLSESPVTPSTDVDSFSDSYTHISSTSGSSPLPASVCQERDWFKSDEDSLMKTITEESKEVLETNGKEGDGLRKRQISHLGSLDKTEAEDDEEGEEEDFQPPQREEETVFSLNKCILAAVILLGLGTIFFSGMLMDPDDADMDVRELKDPTNQEWLNPEISKDTPVGLQPPDILSKQVKEDQQILVLQEQLQQHQGELKAAQLRVEEGEKERVRREKLEKEYERIKGELDRVPALQKELEQENEKMKEESARAKKELEALPSLQRELEHLRAKVSQLTQSAGSAESVPPIAASRMPSAGDKSDVPPMERQDMKPRKTWDKKSEEKEQSKGDKEWKKKKSGKKEDDKEKRERVTEGKHVKEQKDWKKDKSHQEAGKAGKRKEERKEWKKDKNRDHGKMGKESEDKKDFKEWEEKKELKEDKKWKKDKHVGQDERRGDKKDLKDTGNKKVKEEKEWKQRGERKEDKDWKSDKRSGGNDHKELKEKRKDEWKGEKEWGKEKNEGKHNDKTEKKWKGDKEFPKEYDEKEMEKQWRGKSKDKEWSREGVKEEKKKKAPYHKNEVKKSPNEKEKHGHGAPDETFSHHHYDHENYWTRQRERIQHYDGQRETCNGVADCARVEGLSPVGLRDFETLLQSYLKNLQDQDQTSRKEELSKLVKEFFTDGVFAHDQMPFREFVEDVGDILEDIAEGEESDSEEEESEEDDDDEMEEFEREAIEKFALPEEVRKVEKKGEQKKESRRVKA; encoded by the exons ATGTCTGAAAACAGCAACAGTGCCAATGGCAACAGCTGGACTCTTCTTACCCCGGAGGTAAAG GAGTCTGGAGTTGAGAATGTGGGCCCTGTAGCTGAAGGTCTTCAGATCGAGGGGCAGATCTCAAAAGCACCTGAGCCCTCACCGGAGGCCCACAGTGACCTGGAGAAGCACTCCACTGAAGCATCTGCTCACCAGCCGGAGACAGAGACATCCACACAGTTGCAGTCTGACCCAGCTCTCACCCATGGGTCAGAGCCTCCAGAGCTATCTCAG CAGGTAACGTCTCCAGAGACGAGTGAGGGACGGGCCCAGCTGAATGCAACCCATATCAATGAAGAGCCCAGCTCTGTCAGTGCCACTGTTGAGGACATCAGCTCCTGGACCCCTGACCATGAGAAACAAGGTCTTTCAGAGAGCCCAGTTACTCCCAGCACTGATGTCGATTCATTCTCTGACTCTTACACTCACATAAGTTCTACCTCTGGATCAAGTCCGCTTCCTGCCTCAGTTTGTCAGGAAAGAGACTGGTTTAAATCGGATGAGGATTCACTGATGAAAACCATAACTGAAG AGTCTAAAGAAGTGTTGGAAACAAACGGAAAGGAGGGGGATGGTTTACGAAAGAGACAAATCTCCCACCTGGGCTCTTTGGACAAGACTGAGGCAGAAGATGATGAAGAGGGTGAGGAGGAAGACTTTCAACCACCTCAAAGAGAAGAGGAAACAGTCTTTTCTTTGAACAAGTGCATCCTTGCAGCTGTCATTCTTCTAGGACTAGGGACCATTTTCTTCTCTG GTATGCTCATGGACCCAGATGATG CAGACATGGATGTTAGAGAGCTGAAGGACCCAACAAATCAG GAGTGGCTGAATCCTGAGATCTCCAAAGACACACCTGTTGGTCTTCAGCCTCCAGATATTTTAAGCAAACAGGTGAAGGAAGATCAGCAAATATTGGTACTACAGGAACAGCTTCAG CAACATCAGGGTGAACTGAAAGCAGCGCAACTTCGGGTGGAGGAAGGAGAGAAAGAGCGTGTGAGGAGAGAAAAGCTGGAAAAGGAATATGAGAGGATAAAAGGAGAACTAGATAGAGTACCTGCACTTCAGAAGGAGCTGGAGCAAGAGAACGAGAAGATGAAAGAAGAAAGCGCAAGAGCAAAGAAAGAACTGGAGGCACTGCCATCACTACAGAGAGAACTGGAGCATCTGAGAGCTAAAGTTTCACAGCTCACACAGAGCGCAG GAAGTGCAGAGTCTGTTCCTCCCATTGCAGCTTCTCGGATGCCCTCTGCTGGAGACAAAAGTGATGTACCACCGATGGAAAGACAAGACATGAAGCCCAGAAAGACTTGGGACAAAAAGAGTGAGGAGAAGGAACAAAGCAAGGGAGACAAAGAatggaaaaagaagaaaagtggAAAAAAGGAAGATGACAAGGAAAAGAGGGAGCGAGTGACTGAGGGAAAACATGTGAAGGAACAGAAGGACTGGAAAAAAGATAAAAGCCACCAAGAGGCAGGTAAAGCAGGGAAGcgaaaagaagagagaaaagagTGGAAAAAGGACAAAAACCGAGATCATGGTAAAATGGGCAAAGAAAGTGAAGACAAGAAAGATTTTAAGGAGTGGGAGGAGAAAAAAGAATTGAAGGAAGATAAAAAGTGGAAGAAAGACAAACATGTAGGACAGGATGAGAGGAGGGGAGACAAAAAGGACTTGAAGGACACTGGAAACAAGAAAGTGAAAGAGGAAAAAGAATGGAAACAGAGAGGGGAGCGGAAAGAGGACAAAGACTGGAAAAGCGATAAACGGAGTGGTGGGAATGACCATAAAGAATTGAAAGAGAAAAGGAAAGACGAATGGAAAGGTGAAAAAGAATGGGGAAAGGAAAAGAATGAGGGAAAACACAACGATAAAACGGAGAAGAAATGGAAAGGAGACAAAGAATTTCCAAAGGAGTATGATGAAAAAGAAATGGAGAAGCAGTGGAGAGGGAAGTCAAAAGATAAAGAATGGTCAAGAGAGGGAGTaaaggaggagaaaaaaaagaaggcgCCCTACCATAAAAACGAAGTGAAAAAGAGTCCCAATGAAAAGGAGAAACATGGGCATGGAGCACCAGACGAGACCTTCTCCCATCACCATTACGACCATGAGAACTACTGGACCAGACAGAGAGAGCGCATTCAGCACTATGACGGGCAGCGGGAGACGTGCAACGGTGTGGCAGACTGCGCTCGAGTCGAGGGACTCTCTCCCGTCGGCCTGCGGGACTTCGAGACCCTTCTCCAGTCCTATCTGAAGAATCTCCAGGATCAGGACCAGACCTCCAGGAAAGAGGAGCTCAGTAAGCTGGTGAAGGAGTTCTTCACGGACGGAGTGTTCGCTCATGATCAGATGCCGTTCAGGGAGTTCGTGGAAGACGTAGGGGACATTTTGGAGGACATTGCTGAAGGAGAAGAGAGCGACAGCGAGGAAGAGGAGAGCGAAGAAGACGACGACGATGAGATGGAAGAATTTGAAAGGGAGGCAATAGAGAAATTTGCACTTCCAGAGGAAGTGAGGAAGGTTGAGAAGAAGGGTGAGCAGAAGAAAGAGAGCAGAAGAGTGAAAGCTTGA
- the pbxip1b gene encoding pre-B-cell leukemia homeobox interacting protein 1b isoform X8, translating into MSENSNSANGNSWTLLTPEVKESGVENVGPVAEGLQIEGQISKAPEPSPEAHSDLEKHSTEASAHQPETETSTQLQSDPALTHGSEPPELSQQVTSPETSEGRAQLNATHINEEPSSVSATVEDISSWTPDHEKQGLSESPVTPSTDVDSFSDSYTHISSTSGSSPLPASVCQERDWFKSDEDSLMKTITEESKEVLETNGKEGDGLRKRQISHLGSLDKTEAEDDEEGEEEDFQPPQREEETVFSLNKCILAAVILLGLGTIFFSGMLMDPDDEADMDVRELKDPTNQEWLNPEISKDTPVGLQPPDILSKQQHQGELKAAQLRVEEGEKERVRREKLEKEYERIKGELDRVPALQKELEQENEKMKEESARAKKELEALPSLQRELEHLRAKVSQLTQSAGSAESVPPIAASRMPSAGDKSDVPPMERQDMKPRKTWDKKSEEKEQSKGDKEWKKKKSGKKEDDKEKRERVTEGKHVKEQKDWKKDKSHQEAGKAGKRKEERKEWKKDKNRDHGKMGKESEDKKDFKEWEEKKELKEDKKWKKDKHVGQDERRGDKKDLKDTGNKKVKEEKEWKQRGERKEDKDWKSDKRSGGNDHKELKEKRKDEWKGEKEWGKEKNEGKHNDKTEKKWKGDKEFPKEYDEKEMEKQWRGKSKDKEWSREGVKEEKKKKAPYHKNEVKKSPNEKEKHGHGAPDETFSHHHYDHENYWTRQRERIQHYDGQRETCNGVADCARVEGLSPVGLRDFETLLQSYLKNLQDQDQTSRKEELSKLVKEFFTDGVFAHDQMPFREFVEDVGDILEDIAEGEESDSEEEESEEDDDDEMEEFEREAIEKFALPEEVRKVEKKGEQKKESRRVKA; encoded by the exons ATGTCTGAAAACAGCAACAGTGCCAATGGCAACAGCTGGACTCTTCTTACCCCGGAGGTAAAG GAGTCTGGAGTTGAGAATGTGGGCCCTGTAGCTGAAGGTCTTCAGATCGAGGGGCAGATCTCAAAAGCACCTGAGCCCTCACCGGAGGCCCACAGTGACCTGGAGAAGCACTCCACTGAAGCATCTGCTCACCAGCCGGAGACAGAGACATCCACACAGTTGCAGTCTGACCCAGCTCTCACCCATGGGTCAGAGCCTCCAGAGCTATCTCAG CAGGTAACGTCTCCAGAGACGAGTGAGGGACGGGCCCAGCTGAATGCAACCCATATCAATGAAGAGCCCAGCTCTGTCAGTGCCACTGTTGAGGACATCAGCTCCTGGACCCCTGACCATGAGAAACAAGGTCTTTCAGAGAGCCCAGTTACTCCCAGCACTGATGTCGATTCATTCTCTGACTCTTACACTCACATAAGTTCTACCTCTGGATCAAGTCCGCTTCCTGCCTCAGTTTGTCAGGAAAGAGACTGGTTTAAATCGGATGAGGATTCACTGATGAAAACCATAACTGAAG AGTCTAAAGAAGTGTTGGAAACAAACGGAAAGGAGGGGGATGGTTTACGAAAGAGACAAATCTCCCACCTGGGCTCTTTGGACAAGACTGAGGCAGAAGATGATGAAGAGGGTGAGGAGGAAGACTTTCAACCACCTCAAAGAGAAGAGGAAACAGTCTTTTCTTTGAACAAGTGCATCCTTGCAGCTGTCATTCTTCTAGGACTAGGGACCATTTTCTTCTCTG GTATGCTCATGGACCCAGATGATG AAGCAGACATGGATGTTAGAGAGCTGAAGGACCCAACAAATCAG GAGTGGCTGAATCCTGAGATCTCCAAAGACACACCTGTTGGTCTTCAGCCTCCAGATATTTTAAGCAAACAG CAACATCAGGGTGAACTGAAAGCAGCGCAACTTCGGGTGGAGGAAGGAGAGAAAGAGCGTGTGAGGAGAGAAAAGCTGGAAAAGGAATATGAGAGGATAAAAGGAGAACTAGATAGAGTACCTGCACTTCAGAAGGAGCTGGAGCAAGAGAACGAGAAGATGAAAGAAGAAAGCGCAAGAGCAAAGAAAGAACTGGAGGCACTGCCATCACTACAGAGAGAACTGGAGCATCTGAGAGCTAAAGTTTCACAGCTCACACAGAGCGCAG GAAGTGCAGAGTCTGTTCCTCCCATTGCAGCTTCTCGGATGCCCTCTGCTGGAGACAAAAGTGATGTACCACCGATGGAAAGACAAGACATGAAGCCCAGAAAGACTTGGGACAAAAAGAGTGAGGAGAAGGAACAAAGCAAGGGAGACAAAGAatggaaaaagaagaaaagtggAAAAAAGGAAGATGACAAGGAAAAGAGGGAGCGAGTGACTGAGGGAAAACATGTGAAGGAACAGAAGGACTGGAAAAAAGATAAAAGCCACCAAGAGGCAGGTAAAGCAGGGAAGcgaaaagaagagagaaaagagTGGAAAAAGGACAAAAACCGAGATCATGGTAAAATGGGCAAAGAAAGTGAAGACAAGAAAGATTTTAAGGAGTGGGAGGAGAAAAAAGAATTGAAGGAAGATAAAAAGTGGAAGAAAGACAAACATGTAGGACAGGATGAGAGGAGGGGAGACAAAAAGGACTTGAAGGACACTGGAAACAAGAAAGTGAAAGAGGAAAAAGAATGGAAACAGAGAGGGGAGCGGAAAGAGGACAAAGACTGGAAAAGCGATAAACGGAGTGGTGGGAATGACCATAAAGAATTGAAAGAGAAAAGGAAAGACGAATGGAAAGGTGAAAAAGAATGGGGAAAGGAAAAGAATGAGGGAAAACACAACGATAAAACGGAGAAGAAATGGAAAGGAGACAAAGAATTTCCAAAGGAGTATGATGAAAAAGAAATGGAGAAGCAGTGGAGAGGGAAGTCAAAAGATAAAGAATGGTCAAGAGAGGGAGTaaaggaggagaaaaaaaagaaggcgCCCTACCATAAAAACGAAGTGAAAAAGAGTCCCAATGAAAAGGAGAAACATGGGCATGGAGCACCAGACGAGACCTTCTCCCATCACCATTACGACCATGAGAACTACTGGACCAGACAGAGAGAGCGCATTCAGCACTATGACGGGCAGCGGGAGACGTGCAACGGTGTGGCAGACTGCGCTCGAGTCGAGGGACTCTCTCCCGTCGGCCTGCGGGACTTCGAGACCCTTCTCCAGTCCTATCTGAAGAATCTCCAGGATCAGGACCAGACCTCCAGGAAAGAGGAGCTCAGTAAGCTGGTGAAGGAGTTCTTCACGGACGGAGTGTTCGCTCATGATCAGATGCCGTTCAGGGAGTTCGTGGAAGACGTAGGGGACATTTTGGAGGACATTGCTGAAGGAGAAGAGAGCGACAGCGAGGAAGAGGAGAGCGAAGAAGACGACGACGATGAGATGGAAGAATTTGAAAGGGAGGCAATAGAGAAATTTGCACTTCCAGAGGAAGTGAGGAAGGTTGAGAAGAAGGGTGAGCAGAAGAAAGAGAGCAGAAGAGTGAAAGCTTGA
- the pbxip1b gene encoding pre-B-cell leukemia homeobox interacting protein 1b isoform X9, whose translation MSENSNSANGNSWTLLTPEVKESGVENVGPVAEGLQIEGQISKAPEPSPEAHSDLEKHSTEASAHQPETETSTQLQSDPALTHGSEPPELSQQVTSPETSEGRAQLNATHINEEPSSVSATVEDISSWTPDHEKQGLSESPVTPSTDVDSFSDSYTHISSTSGSSPLPASVCQERDWFKSDEDSLMKTITEESKEVLETNGKEGDGLRKRQISHLGSLDKTEAEDDEEGEEEDFQPPQREEETVFSLNKCILAAVILLGLGTIFFSGMLMDPDDADMDVRELKDPTNQEWLNPEISKDTPVGLQPPDILSKQQHQGELKAAQLRVEEGEKERVRREKLEKEYERIKGELDRVPALQKELEQENEKMKEESARAKKELEALPSLQRELEHLRAKVSQLTQSAGSAESVPPIAASRMPSAGDKSDVPPMERQDMKPRKTWDKKSEEKEQSKGDKEWKKKKSGKKEDDKEKRERVTEGKHVKEQKDWKKDKSHQEAGKAGKRKEERKEWKKDKNRDHGKMGKESEDKKDFKEWEEKKELKEDKKWKKDKHVGQDERRGDKKDLKDTGNKKVKEEKEWKQRGERKEDKDWKSDKRSGGNDHKELKEKRKDEWKGEKEWGKEKNEGKHNDKTEKKWKGDKEFPKEYDEKEMEKQWRGKSKDKEWSREGVKEEKKKKAPYHKNEVKKSPNEKEKHGHGAPDETFSHHHYDHENYWTRQRERIQHYDGQRETCNGVADCARVEGLSPVGLRDFETLLQSYLKNLQDQDQTSRKEELSKLVKEFFTDGVFAHDQMPFREFVEDVGDILEDIAEGEESDSEEEESEEDDDDEMEEFEREAIEKFALPEEVRKVEKKGEQKKESRRVKA comes from the exons ATGTCTGAAAACAGCAACAGTGCCAATGGCAACAGCTGGACTCTTCTTACCCCGGAGGTAAAG GAGTCTGGAGTTGAGAATGTGGGCCCTGTAGCTGAAGGTCTTCAGATCGAGGGGCAGATCTCAAAAGCACCTGAGCCCTCACCGGAGGCCCACAGTGACCTGGAGAAGCACTCCACTGAAGCATCTGCTCACCAGCCGGAGACAGAGACATCCACACAGTTGCAGTCTGACCCAGCTCTCACCCATGGGTCAGAGCCTCCAGAGCTATCTCAG CAGGTAACGTCTCCAGAGACGAGTGAGGGACGGGCCCAGCTGAATGCAACCCATATCAATGAAGAGCCCAGCTCTGTCAGTGCCACTGTTGAGGACATCAGCTCCTGGACCCCTGACCATGAGAAACAAGGTCTTTCAGAGAGCCCAGTTACTCCCAGCACTGATGTCGATTCATTCTCTGACTCTTACACTCACATAAGTTCTACCTCTGGATCAAGTCCGCTTCCTGCCTCAGTTTGTCAGGAAAGAGACTGGTTTAAATCGGATGAGGATTCACTGATGAAAACCATAACTGAAG AGTCTAAAGAAGTGTTGGAAACAAACGGAAAGGAGGGGGATGGTTTACGAAAGAGACAAATCTCCCACCTGGGCTCTTTGGACAAGACTGAGGCAGAAGATGATGAAGAGGGTGAGGAGGAAGACTTTCAACCACCTCAAAGAGAAGAGGAAACAGTCTTTTCTTTGAACAAGTGCATCCTTGCAGCTGTCATTCTTCTAGGACTAGGGACCATTTTCTTCTCTG GTATGCTCATGGACCCAGATGATG CAGACATGGATGTTAGAGAGCTGAAGGACCCAACAAATCAG GAGTGGCTGAATCCTGAGATCTCCAAAGACACACCTGTTGGTCTTCAGCCTCCAGATATTTTAAGCAAACAG CAACATCAGGGTGAACTGAAAGCAGCGCAACTTCGGGTGGAGGAAGGAGAGAAAGAGCGTGTGAGGAGAGAAAAGCTGGAAAAGGAATATGAGAGGATAAAAGGAGAACTAGATAGAGTACCTGCACTTCAGAAGGAGCTGGAGCAAGAGAACGAGAAGATGAAAGAAGAAAGCGCAAGAGCAAAGAAAGAACTGGAGGCACTGCCATCACTACAGAGAGAACTGGAGCATCTGAGAGCTAAAGTTTCACAGCTCACACAGAGCGCAG GAAGTGCAGAGTCTGTTCCTCCCATTGCAGCTTCTCGGATGCCCTCTGCTGGAGACAAAAGTGATGTACCACCGATGGAAAGACAAGACATGAAGCCCAGAAAGACTTGGGACAAAAAGAGTGAGGAGAAGGAACAAAGCAAGGGAGACAAAGAatggaaaaagaagaaaagtggAAAAAAGGAAGATGACAAGGAAAAGAGGGAGCGAGTGACTGAGGGAAAACATGTGAAGGAACAGAAGGACTGGAAAAAAGATAAAAGCCACCAAGAGGCAGGTAAAGCAGGGAAGcgaaaagaagagagaaaagagTGGAAAAAGGACAAAAACCGAGATCATGGTAAAATGGGCAAAGAAAGTGAAGACAAGAAAGATTTTAAGGAGTGGGAGGAGAAAAAAGAATTGAAGGAAGATAAAAAGTGGAAGAAAGACAAACATGTAGGACAGGATGAGAGGAGGGGAGACAAAAAGGACTTGAAGGACACTGGAAACAAGAAAGTGAAAGAGGAAAAAGAATGGAAACAGAGAGGGGAGCGGAAAGAGGACAAAGACTGGAAAAGCGATAAACGGAGTGGTGGGAATGACCATAAAGAATTGAAAGAGAAAAGGAAAGACGAATGGAAAGGTGAAAAAGAATGGGGAAAGGAAAAGAATGAGGGAAAACACAACGATAAAACGGAGAAGAAATGGAAAGGAGACAAAGAATTTCCAAAGGAGTATGATGAAAAAGAAATGGAGAAGCAGTGGAGAGGGAAGTCAAAAGATAAAGAATGGTCAAGAGAGGGAGTaaaggaggagaaaaaaaagaaggcgCCCTACCATAAAAACGAAGTGAAAAAGAGTCCCAATGAAAAGGAGAAACATGGGCATGGAGCACCAGACGAGACCTTCTCCCATCACCATTACGACCATGAGAACTACTGGACCAGACAGAGAGAGCGCATTCAGCACTATGACGGGCAGCGGGAGACGTGCAACGGTGTGGCAGACTGCGCTCGAGTCGAGGGACTCTCTCCCGTCGGCCTGCGGGACTTCGAGACCCTTCTCCAGTCCTATCTGAAGAATCTCCAGGATCAGGACCAGACCTCCAGGAAAGAGGAGCTCAGTAAGCTGGTGAAGGAGTTCTTCACGGACGGAGTGTTCGCTCATGATCAGATGCCGTTCAGGGAGTTCGTGGAAGACGTAGGGGACATTTTGGAGGACATTGCTGAAGGAGAAGAGAGCGACAGCGAGGAAGAGGAGAGCGAAGAAGACGACGACGATGAGATGGAAGAATTTGAAAGGGAGGCAATAGAGAAATTTGCACTTCCAGAGGAAGTGAGGAAGGTTGAGAAGAAGGGTGAGCAGAAGAAAGAGAGCAGAAGAGTGAAAGCTTGA
- the pbxip1b gene encoding pre-B-cell leukemia homeobox interacting protein 1b isoform X1, whose product MSENSNSANGNSWTLLTPEVKESGVENVGPVAEGLQIEGQISKAPEPSPEAHSDLEKHSTEASAHQPETETSTQLQSDPALTHGSEPPELSQQVTSPETSEGRAQLNATHINEEPSSVSATVEDISSWTPDHEKQGLSESPVTPSTDVDSFSDSYTHISSTSGSSPLPASVCQERDWFKSDEDSLMKTITEESKEVLETNGKEGDGLRKRQISHLGSLDKTEAEDDEEGEEEDFQPPQREEETVFSLNKCILAAVILLGLGTIFFSGMLMDPDDEADMDVRELKDPTNQEWLNPEISKDTPVGLQPPDILSKQVKEDQQILVLQEQLQQHQGELKAAQLRVEEGEKERVRREKLEKEYERIKGELDRVPALQKELEQENEKMKEESARAKKELEALPSLQRELEHLRAKVSQLTQSAGSAESVPPIAASRMPSAGDKSDVPPMERQDMKPRKTWDKKSEEKEQSKGDKEWKKKKSGKKEDDKEKRERVTEGKHVKEQKDWKKDKSHQEAGKAGKRKEERKEWKKDKNRDHGKMGKESEDKKDFKEWEEKKELKEDKKWKKDKHVGQDERRGDKKDLKDTGNKKVKEEKEWKQRGERKEDKDWKSDKRSGGNDHKELKEKRKDEWKGEKEWGKEKNEGKHNDKTEKKWKGDKEFPKEYDEKEMEKQWRGKSKDKEWSREGVKEEKKKKAPYHKNEVKKSPNEKEKHGHGAPDETFSHHHYDHENYWTRQRERIQHYDGQRETCNGVADCARVEGLSPVGLRDFETLLQSYLKNLQDQDQTSRKEELSKLVKEFFTDGVFAHDQMPFREFVEDVGDILEDIAEGEESDSEEEESEEDDDDEMEEFEREAIEKFALPEEVRKVEKKGEQKKESRRVKA is encoded by the exons ATGTCTGAAAACAGCAACAGTGCCAATGGCAACAGCTGGACTCTTCTTACCCCGGAGGTAAAG GAGTCTGGAGTTGAGAATGTGGGCCCTGTAGCTGAAGGTCTTCAGATCGAGGGGCAGATCTCAAAAGCACCTGAGCCCTCACCGGAGGCCCACAGTGACCTGGAGAAGCACTCCACTGAAGCATCTGCTCACCAGCCGGAGACAGAGACATCCACACAGTTGCAGTCTGACCCAGCTCTCACCCATGGGTCAGAGCCTCCAGAGCTATCTCAG CAGGTAACGTCTCCAGAGACGAGTGAGGGACGGGCCCAGCTGAATGCAACCCATATCAATGAAGAGCCCAGCTCTGTCAGTGCCACTGTTGAGGACATCAGCTCCTGGACCCCTGACCATGAGAAACAAGGTCTTTCAGAGAGCCCAGTTACTCCCAGCACTGATGTCGATTCATTCTCTGACTCTTACACTCACATAAGTTCTACCTCTGGATCAAGTCCGCTTCCTGCCTCAGTTTGTCAGGAAAGAGACTGGTTTAAATCGGATGAGGATTCACTGATGAAAACCATAACTGAAG AGTCTAAAGAAGTGTTGGAAACAAACGGAAAGGAGGGGGATGGTTTACGAAAGAGACAAATCTCCCACCTGGGCTCTTTGGACAAGACTGAGGCAGAAGATGATGAAGAGGGTGAGGAGGAAGACTTTCAACCACCTCAAAGAGAAGAGGAAACAGTCTTTTCTTTGAACAAGTGCATCCTTGCAGCTGTCATTCTTCTAGGACTAGGGACCATTTTCTTCTCTG GTATGCTCATGGACCCAGATGATG AAGCAGACATGGATGTTAGAGAGCTGAAGGACCCAACAAATCAG GAGTGGCTGAATCCTGAGATCTCCAAAGACACACCTGTTGGTCTTCAGCCTCCAGATATTTTAAGCAAACAGGTGAAGGAAGATCAGCAAATATTGGTACTACAGGAACAGCTTCAG CAACATCAGGGTGAACTGAAAGCAGCGCAACTTCGGGTGGAGGAAGGAGAGAAAGAGCGTGTGAGGAGAGAAAAGCTGGAAAAGGAATATGAGAGGATAAAAGGAGAACTAGATAGAGTACCTGCACTTCAGAAGGAGCTGGAGCAAGAGAACGAGAAGATGAAAGAAGAAAGCGCAAGAGCAAAGAAAGAACTGGAGGCACTGCCATCACTACAGAGAGAACTGGAGCATCTGAGAGCTAAAGTTTCACAGCTCACACAGAGCGCAG GAAGTGCAGAGTCTGTTCCTCCCATTGCAGCTTCTCGGATGCCCTCTGCTGGAGACAAAAGTGATGTACCACCGATGGAAAGACAAGACATGAAGCCCAGAAAGACTTGGGACAAAAAGAGTGAGGAGAAGGAACAAAGCAAGGGAGACAAAGAatggaaaaagaagaaaagtggAAAAAAGGAAGATGACAAGGAAAAGAGGGAGCGAGTGACTGAGGGAAAACATGTGAAGGAACAGAAGGACTGGAAAAAAGATAAAAGCCACCAAGAGGCAGGTAAAGCAGGGAAGcgaaaagaagagagaaaagagTGGAAAAAGGACAAAAACCGAGATCATGGTAAAATGGGCAAAGAAAGTGAAGACAAGAAAGATTTTAAGGAGTGGGAGGAGAAAAAAGAATTGAAGGAAGATAAAAAGTGGAAGAAAGACAAACATGTAGGACAGGATGAGAGGAGGGGAGACAAAAAGGACTTGAAGGACACTGGAAACAAGAAAGTGAAAGAGGAAAAAGAATGGAAACAGAGAGGGGAGCGGAAAGAGGACAAAGACTGGAAAAGCGATAAACGGAGTGGTGGGAATGACCATAAAGAATTGAAAGAGAAAAGGAAAGACGAATGGAAAGGTGAAAAAGAATGGGGAAAGGAAAAGAATGAGGGAAAACACAACGATAAAACGGAGAAGAAATGGAAAGGAGACAAAGAATTTCCAAAGGAGTATGATGAAAAAGAAATGGAGAAGCAGTGGAGAGGGAAGTCAAAAGATAAAGAATGGTCAAGAGAGGGAGTaaaggaggagaaaaaaaagaaggcgCCCTACCATAAAAACGAAGTGAAAAAGAGTCCCAATGAAAAGGAGAAACATGGGCATGGAGCACCAGACGAGACCTTCTCCCATCACCATTACGACCATGAGAACTACTGGACCAGACAGAGAGAGCGCATTCAGCACTATGACGGGCAGCGGGAGACGTGCAACGGTGTGGCAGACTGCGCTCGAGTCGAGGGACTCTCTCCCGTCGGCCTGCGGGACTTCGAGACCCTTCTCCAGTCCTATCTGAAGAATCTCCAGGATCAGGACCAGACCTCCAGGAAAGAGGAGCTCAGTAAGCTGGTGAAGGAGTTCTTCACGGACGGAGTGTTCGCTCATGATCAGATGCCGTTCAGGGAGTTCGTGGAAGACGTAGGGGACATTTTGGAGGACATTGCTGAAGGAGAAGAGAGCGACAGCGAGGAAGAGGAGAGCGAAGAAGACGACGACGATGAGATGGAAGAATTTGAAAGGGAGGCAATAGAGAAATTTGCACTTCCAGAGGAAGTGAGGAAGGTTGAGAAGAAGGGTGAGCAGAAGAAAGAGAGCAGAAGAGTGAAAGCTTGA